A region from the Sandaracinus amylolyticus genome encodes:
- a CDS encoding peptidylprolyl isomerase: MRRARSVVVACLVSLALACGGETAAPDAGARRAVAPSARVSGTVVSTVDGAPITLEEVEEVARETGLAPQDALRRLQEERVLAAHAEAAGLGDDDEVQDAVRRASVQALLEARVEAEITPASIPAEQVAARMEAQRARWARPERRRSTHVVARLAPDAPPEADAAAERFARRAIERMSAAEDARAEAHVIGEEDHAGRTYEVLVEDLPPVTREGQLVPEYLDALFSRAEPGVVAQPLRTTFGWHAIVLTEVMPPWEAPRDEVVSAMRQELAVEARAARLEELARELASRTPVERDEAAIDRAITIDLEAMERGGASP; encoded by the coding sequence TTGCGTCGCGCGCGGAGCGTCGTCGTCGCGTGCCTCGTGTCGCTCGCGCTCGCGTGCGGCGGCGAGACCGCAGCGCCCGACGCGGGGGCTCGTCGCGCCGTCGCGCCGAGCGCGCGCGTGAGCGGCACCGTCGTGTCCACGGTCGACGGCGCGCCGATCACGCTCGAGGAGGTCGAGGAGGTCGCGCGCGAGACCGGGCTCGCGCCGCAGGACGCGCTGCGGCGGCTGCAGGAAGAGCGCGTGCTCGCCGCGCACGCCGAGGCGGCCGGGCTCGGCGACGACGACGAGGTGCAGGACGCGGTGCGGCGCGCGTCGGTGCAGGCGCTGCTCGAGGCGCGCGTCGAGGCGGAGATCACGCCCGCGTCGATCCCCGCCGAGCAGGTCGCGGCGCGGATGGAGGCGCAGCGCGCGCGGTGGGCGCGCCCCGAGCGGCGGCGGAGCACGCACGTGGTCGCGAGGCTCGCGCCCGACGCACCGCCCGAGGCCGACGCGGCGGCAGAGCGCTTCGCGCGGCGGGCGATCGAGCGGATGAGCGCAGCCGAGGACGCGCGCGCCGAGGCACACGTGATCGGCGAGGAGGATCACGCCGGGCGCACGTACGAGGTGCTCGTCGAGGATCTGCCGCCGGTCACGCGCGAGGGACAGCTGGTGCCCGAGTACCTCGACGCGCTGTTCTCGCGCGCCGAGCCCGGCGTGGTGGCGCAGCCGCTGCGGACGACCTTCGGATGGCACGCGATCGTGCTGACCGAGGTGATGCCGCCGTGGGAGGCGCCGCGCGACGAGGTCGTGTCCGCGATGCGCCAGGAGCTCGCGGTCGAGGCGCGCGCGGCGCGGCTCGAGGAGCTGGCGCGCGAGCTCGCGTCGCGCACGCCGGTGGAGCGCGACGAGGCGGCGATCGATCGTGCGATCACGATCGACCTCGAGGCGATGGAGCGCGGAGGCGCGAGCCCATGA
- a CDS encoding roadblock/LC7 domain-containing protein — MSHPSSVPVESRRDLDESSFTPILRSVLHSVPGVLAVVFVDAEGECIDYCSSLPPFDAKVIAAHMLVVTSEVRETTKRRAGEPWAIHVQGSERDIVVRRVTDEYLLVVVTLSMGIPSLLTETIELAVRKLRVESGEVTPRWEPAIDARVRVEVRVAKGWPYAPSAFWMGTERTKVGDVLGRWIEDDDGARLVCFMVRSESGQELTLVHHVEEDRWERR; from the coding sequence ATGAGCCATCCGTCGAGCGTCCCGGTCGAGTCGCGTCGGGATCTCGACGAGAGCAGCTTCACGCCGATCCTCCGCAGCGTGCTGCACTCCGTCCCTGGCGTGCTCGCGGTGGTGTTCGTCGACGCCGAGGGTGAGTGCATCGACTACTGCTCGTCGCTTCCACCCTTCGACGCGAAGGTGATCGCGGCGCACATGCTCGTCGTCACGAGCGAGGTGCGCGAGACGACGAAGCGACGCGCCGGCGAGCCCTGGGCGATTCACGTGCAAGGCAGCGAGCGCGACATCGTCGTGCGGCGCGTGACGGACGAGTACCTGCTGGTCGTGGTGACGCTCTCGATGGGCATCCCGAGCTTGCTCACCGAGACGATCGAGCTCGCGGTGCGGAAGCTGCGCGTCGAGAGCGGCGAGGTCACGCCGCGCTGGGAGCCCGCGATCGACGCGCGGGTGCGCGTGGAGGTGCGCGTGGCGAAGGGCTGGCCGTACGCGCCGAGCGCGTTCTGGATGGGCACCGAGCGCACGAAGGTGGGCGACGTGCTGGGCCGGTGGATCGAAGACGACGACGGGGCGCGCCTGGTGTGCTTCATGGTGCGGAGCGAGAGCGGCCAAGAGCTGACCCTGGTGCACCACGTGGAAGAGGACCGCTGGGAGCGCAGGTGA
- a CDS encoding sigma-54-dependent Fis family transcriptional regulator, which yields MIHLEVVDGQDKGRALETRADLVRIGRAEENELVLPDWHVSGEHAQLLLAGDRWVVRDLQSTNGTRILRGEERLDLAAVEGRESALASGDVLLLGDDERPVKVLVTIDEDPDDARIVSVRKVAELGEVEKDIGADSEVLKTLYVAQKEIGATLELGGLLDVVAQQVFRFLPRATHVTVALREEDDPGTRRGAGRYVPIGTKVRGGAGRDAVPITRSVFRKVVAERAAVLAADARRDVGETASIMGAQIQSTIGVPLWAGDDIIGVLQVDNRDQAGIFRERDLDVLALLAQSASQAFRHARVYQRLQIAEEKERKENLYLKKREQSRREGAIIGEAGSMRRLFEQLRKVVNTRVTVLIEGETGTGKELIASAVHYWSDRRERLFVAQNCAAMPENLLESELFGHKKGSFTGATDDKKGLFELADGGTLFLDEVGEMPLNLQAKLLRALQEGEIRPVGAAKTIKVDTRIVAATNRDLEKEVAEGRFREDLFYRLKVFPIRVPPLRERHEDIPLISAHFLRKYCQEFGRSISGFSQQAMEMLQAYKWPGNVRELENEVQRLVIQVDDEAFVQPEHLSPKIRQVENILDRVHPTKGTLKEMVEQVEKWILLEALKEHGNNKSQTAKTLGITREGLHKKLKHFGIS from the coding sequence GTGATCCATCTCGAGGTCGTCGACGGTCAGGACAAGGGACGCGCGCTCGAGACGCGCGCCGACCTGGTGCGCATCGGTCGCGCCGAAGAGAACGAGCTCGTCCTGCCCGACTGGCACGTCTCCGGCGAGCACGCGCAGCTCCTGCTCGCGGGCGATCGCTGGGTGGTGCGCGATCTCCAGAGCACGAACGGCACCCGCATCCTCCGCGGCGAGGAGAGGCTCGATCTCGCGGCGGTCGAGGGCCGCGAGTCAGCGCTGGCGAGCGGCGACGTGCTCTTGCTCGGCGACGACGAGCGCCCGGTGAAGGTGCTCGTCACGATCGACGAGGATCCCGATGACGCGCGCATCGTCTCGGTGCGCAAGGTCGCGGAGCTCGGCGAGGTCGAGAAGGACATCGGCGCCGACTCCGAGGTGCTGAAGACGCTCTACGTCGCGCAGAAGGAGATCGGCGCGACGCTCGAGCTCGGCGGGCTGCTCGACGTGGTCGCGCAGCAGGTGTTCCGGTTCCTTCCGCGCGCGACGCACGTGACCGTGGCGCTCCGCGAAGAGGACGACCCGGGCACGCGCCGCGGCGCCGGACGTTACGTCCCGATCGGCACGAAGGTGCGCGGCGGGGCAGGGCGCGACGCGGTGCCGATCACGCGCAGCGTGTTCCGCAAGGTCGTCGCCGAGCGCGCCGCGGTGCTCGCGGCGGACGCGCGCCGCGACGTCGGCGAGACGGCGTCGATCATGGGCGCGCAGATCCAGTCGACGATCGGCGTCCCGCTCTGGGCGGGCGACGACATCATCGGCGTGCTGCAGGTCGACAACCGCGATCAGGCGGGCATCTTCCGCGAGCGCGATCTCGACGTGCTCGCGCTCCTCGCGCAGAGCGCGAGCCAGGCGTTCCGCCACGCGCGCGTGTACCAGCGCCTGCAGATCGCCGAAGAGAAAGAGCGCAAGGAGAACCTCTACCTCAAGAAGCGCGAGCAGAGCCGGCGCGAGGGCGCGATCATCGGCGAGGCGGGCTCGATGCGTCGCCTCTTCGAGCAGCTGCGCAAGGTCGTCAACACGCGCGTCACCGTGCTGATCGAGGGCGAGACCGGCACCGGCAAGGAGCTCATCGCGAGCGCGGTGCACTACTGGAGCGATCGCCGCGAGCGCCTCTTCGTCGCGCAGAACTGCGCGGCGATGCCCGAGAACCTGCTCGAGAGCGAGCTCTTCGGGCACAAGAAGGGCTCCTTCACCGGCGCGACCGACGACAAGAAGGGCCTCTTCGAGCTCGCCGACGGCGGCACGCTCTTCCTCGACGAGGTCGGCGAGATGCCGCTCAACCTGCAGGCGAAGCTCCTGCGCGCGCTGCAGGAGGGCGAGATCCGGCCGGTCGGCGCGGCGAAGACGATCAAGGTCGACACGCGCATCGTCGCGGCGACGAACCGCGATCTCGAGAAAGAGGTCGCGGAGGGCCGCTTCCGCGAGGACCTCTTCTATCGACTGAAGGTGTTCCCGATCCGCGTGCCGCCGCTGCGCGAGCGCCACGAGGACATCCCGCTGATCAGCGCGCACTTCCTCCGCAAGTACTGCCAAGAGTTCGGCCGCAGCATCAGCGGCTTCTCGCAGCAGGCGATGGAGATGCTCCAGGCCTACAAGTGGCCGGGCAACGTGCGCGAGCTCGAGAACGAGGTGCAGCGCCTCGTGATCCAGGTGGACGACGAAGCGTTCGTGCAGCCCGAGCACCTCTCGCCGAAGATCCGCCAGGTCGAGAACATCCTCGACCGCGTGCACCCGACGAAGGGCACGCTGAAGGAGATGGTCGAGCAGGTCGAGAAGTGGATCCTGCTCGAAGCGCTCAAAGAGCACGGCAACAACAAGAGCCAGACCGCGAAGACCCTCGGCATCACGCGCGAAGGCCTGCACAAGAAGCTGAAGCACTTCGGCATCTCGTGA
- a CDS encoding HEAT repeat domain-containing protein produces MKRHQFALTQYRLIAACAIATLLALAIGCHADANDPAGQAGELSDAVRRENAIANLHRLYTDALSRADGDRSAAGPRAVADASIQQLTSTYVEHPEDMQNGLRILDLLVEMRDPRSLPALTKALDWRPEVTEEHAIRSARVLQQIELDDAQKGEVVAAISRALEQVRQNRGVDNRMRIEFIRALGTIGDRRATPALTRVLLTQSETQDFLINRLAAEQMGRIADPESVPSLIQALYLFAPNNPGMRMNDVAGQALVRIGRPALEPLLATLRGENAEANQIAAQYIAAVRQRDANAAGQMSQQSIVSNEAAFALGQLGFRESIDPLIAETRVGATGELSPQDAGRVMGAAIALVSINRDEADTQKIREALLAAYNRVELPSQMQLLVGMQHFMDPGLLPFFLQKAGRPRSAEDEIPDQRILAYRAYAFLANGDEVAALRQLQGAEPEGITRDAWADFDPILASTTECNAELACWIRKLGDSNALVARKAAYMVARYGRGNPEAINALVGQLGHADEEVRGEVLYALDYAASNGSPEAIARIDELAQQEQGRAIWSHTESLARAIQARLQARTSR; encoded by the coding sequence ATGAAGAGGCATCAATTCGCGCTCACGCAGTATCGCCTGATCGCTGCGTGCGCGATCGCCACACTGCTCGCGCTCGCGATCGGCTGTCACGCCGACGCCAACGATCCCGCCGGTCAAGCGGGTGAGCTCTCCGATGCGGTGCGACGCGAGAACGCGATCGCGAACCTGCATCGCCTCTACACCGACGCGCTCTCGCGCGCGGATGGAGATCGCAGCGCCGCGGGGCCGCGCGCCGTCGCGGACGCGTCGATCCAGCAGCTCACGTCGACCTACGTCGAGCACCCCGAGGACATGCAGAACGGTCTGCGCATCCTCGATCTGCTCGTCGAGATGCGCGATCCGCGCTCGCTGCCCGCGCTGACGAAGGCGCTCGACTGGCGCCCCGAGGTCACCGAGGAGCACGCGATCCGCTCGGCGCGCGTGCTGCAGCAGATCGAGCTCGACGACGCGCAGAAGGGCGAGGTCGTCGCGGCGATCTCGCGCGCCCTCGAGCAGGTGCGCCAGAACCGCGGCGTCGACAACCGGATGCGCATCGAGTTCATCCGCGCGCTCGGCACGATCGGCGATCGCCGCGCGACGCCCGCGCTCACGCGCGTGCTGCTCACGCAGAGCGAGACCCAGGACTTCCTGATCAACCGCCTCGCCGCCGAGCAGATGGGCCGCATCGCGGATCCGGAGTCGGTGCCGTCGTTGATCCAGGCGCTCTATCTGTTCGCGCCGAACAACCCGGGCATGCGCATGAACGACGTCGCGGGCCAGGCGCTCGTGCGCATCGGTCGGCCCGCGCTCGAGCCGCTGCTCGCGACGCTCCGCGGTGAGAACGCCGAGGCGAACCAGATCGCGGCGCAGTACATCGCGGCGGTCCGGCAGCGCGACGCGAACGCGGCGGGCCAGATGTCGCAGCAGTCGATCGTCTCGAACGAGGCGGCGTTCGCGCTCGGCCAGCTCGGCTTCCGCGAGTCGATCGATCCGCTGATCGCGGAGACCCGCGTCGGCGCGACCGGCGAGCTCAGCCCGCAGGACGCGGGCCGCGTGATGGGCGCCGCAATCGCGCTCGTCTCGATCAACCGCGACGAGGCGGACACCCAGAAGATCCGCGAGGCGCTGCTCGCCGCGTACAACCGCGTCGAGCTGCCGAGCCAGATGCAGCTGCTGGTCGGCATGCAGCACTTCATGGATCCCGGCCTGCTGCCGTTCTTCCTGCAGAAGGCGGGTCGCCCGCGCAGCGCCGAGGACGAGATCCCGGATCAGCGCATCCTCGCGTACCGCGCGTACGCGTTCCTCGCGAACGGCGACGAGGTCGCGGCGCTGCGCCAGCTCCAGGGCGCGGAGCCCGAGGGCATCACCCGCGACGCGTGGGCGGACTTCGATCCGATCCTCGCGTCGACGACCGAGTGCAACGCGGAGCTCGCGTGCTGGATCCGCAAGCTCGGCGACAGCAACGCGCTCGTCGCGCGCAAGGCGGCGTACATGGTCGCGCGTTACGGCCGCGGGAACCCCGAGGCGATCAACGCGCTCGTCGGCCAGCTCGGCCACGCCGACGAAGAGGTGCGCGGCGAGGTGCTCTACGCGCTCGACTACGCGGCGAGCAACGGCAGCCCCGAGGCGATCGCGCGCATCGACGAGCTCGCGCAGCAGGAGCAGGGCCGCGCGATCTGGTCGCACACCGAGTCGCTCGCCCGCGCGATCCAGGCCAGGCTCCAGGCACGCACGTCGCGGTGA
- a CDS encoding SDR family oxidoreductase, with protein sequence MSLYGMFAGKGPSGFGYGSSAEDVTEGVSLAGKTILVTGCNSGLGLETTRVLAKRGAHVIGTARTADKARDAGKSVQGDTSGLACELSDPRSVRACVDAVKASGRELDVIIANAGIMALPKRETAHGIELQLFTNHVGHFMLVTGLLDVLADDGRVVIVSSEAHRSAPKETIRFDDLGAEKSYSPWVAYGQSKIANILFAKELAQRFAASGSKRTANALHPGIIRTNLARHINPISATVALALAGPIALKSVGEGAATQCHLAAHPGVAGVSGEYFSHCNVAKPRADARDPEIAKKLWARTEEIVAALPR encoded by the coding sequence ATGTCGCTCTACGGAATGTTCGCGGGCAAGGGCCCGAGCGGGTTCGGCTACGGCTCGAGCGCGGAGGACGTGACCGAGGGCGTCTCGCTCGCGGGCAAGACCATCCTCGTCACCGGCTGCAACTCCGGGCTCGGGCTCGAGACGACGCGCGTGCTCGCGAAGCGCGGCGCGCACGTGATCGGCACCGCGCGCACCGCGGACAAGGCGCGCGACGCGGGCAAGAGCGTGCAGGGCGACACGTCGGGGCTCGCGTGCGAGCTCTCCGATCCGCGCTCGGTGCGCGCCTGCGTCGACGCGGTGAAGGCGAGCGGCCGCGAGCTCGACGTGATCATCGCGAACGCGGGGATCATGGCGCTGCCGAAGCGCGAGACCGCGCACGGCATCGAGCTGCAGCTGTTCACGAACCACGTCGGGCACTTCATGCTCGTGACCGGCTTGCTCGACGTGCTCGCGGACGACGGGCGCGTGGTGATCGTGTCGTCGGAAGCGCACCGCAGCGCGCCGAAGGAGACGATCCGCTTCGACGACCTCGGCGCCGAGAAGAGCTACTCGCCGTGGGTCGCGTACGGGCAGAGCAAGATCGCGAACATCCTGTTCGCGAAGGAGCTCGCGCAGCGCTTCGCGGCGTCGGGATCGAAGCGCACCGCGAACGCGCTGCATCCGGGCATCATCCGCACGAACCTGGCGCGGCACATCAACCCGATCTCCGCGACGGTCGCGCTCGCGCTGGCGGGACCGATCGCGCTGAAGAGCGTCGGCGAGGGCGCGGCGACGCAGTGTCATCTCGCGGCGCATCCGGGGGTCGCGGGCGTGTCGGGCGAGTACTTCTCGCACTGCAACGTCGCGAAGCCGCGAGCCGACGCGCGCGACCCCGAGATCGCGAAGAAGCTGTGGGCGCGCACCGAGGAGATCGTCGCCGCGCTCCCGAGATGA
- a CDS encoding YXWGXW repeat-containing protein, which yields MTMSKLRAVIVALLGATLLLAMPDAASAQRGGRERREDRRERREDRRERREDRREAREDRRDRRDDRRDRRDGRVVVVAPTPPRAGVVVTAPTPPRASIVVAPPTPPRASIVVTPPRAPRIVVRQAPPRPRVVVRPPPPRTEAVWVEGYWQWNGAQYVWVDGHWDQPRVGYVWVDARWEVQNGQWVFYEGHWQAVAR from the coding sequence ATGACCATGTCGAAGCTGCGCGCCGTCATCGTGGCGCTCCTCGGAGCGACGTTGCTCCTTGCGATGCCCGATGCGGCGAGCGCACAGCGTGGGGGGCGCGAGCGGCGAGAGGATCGTCGCGAGCGGCGCGAGGACCGTCGAGAGCGTCGTGAGGATCGACGCGAGGCGCGAGAGGATCGTCGTGACCGCCGCGATGATCGACGCGATCGCCGTGACGGGCGCGTCGTCGTCGTGGCGCCGACGCCGCCGCGCGCCGGTGTGGTGGTGACCGCGCCGACGCCGCCGCGCGCGTCGATCGTGGTGGCGCCCCCGACGCCGCCGCGCGCGTCGATCGTGGTGACGCCGCCGCGCGCGCCCCGCATCGTCGTGCGCCAGGCGCCGCCGCGCCCGCGCGTCGTCGTGCGCCCGCCCCCGCCGCGCACCGAGGCGGTGTGGGTCGAGGGCTACTGGCAGTGGAACGGCGCGCAGTACGTGTGGGTCGACGGCCACTGGGACCAGCCGCGCGTGGGCTACGTGTGGGTCGACGCGCGCTGGGAGGTGCAGAACGGTCAGTGGGTCTTCTACGAGGGCCACTGGCAGGCCGTCGCGCGCTGA
- a CDS encoding lipase family protein gives MLNGSGSLVFQRSIIDDPEYRRIHGDSARDRAQVLDRRIPVLRFAQTADGWAYSPAAAYVAATASAWAYSDPETLRAQMEDLLEVPITGAVFPATNAPMYLDTNAFFLRTTEQDPSKRLGILVYRGTELTSVGDVLADAFVETVPFPARNFRVGNVHGGFYFGMEAVWKRVYSMLVHERVGELIIAGHSLGAAMAVLTAAQIVKEAEQDRDRRFRDVRASLRGVYTFGQPAVGDAGFARWMDEKRLGQIVFRHAYGADVVPYLPTSDVAGNFEHFVSGVWTAPRHESALWIGPNHTSTFPVARWFAAALATAGVDFVRRRLPFKLAASRWLADRLLRFSFDDHSPANYLRVSKDSFLTDLEAPPPAPPPPPSPTAS, from the coding sequence ATGCTGAACGGCAGTGGCAGCTTGGTGTTCCAGCGATCGATCATCGACGATCCCGAGTACCGACGGATCCACGGCGACAGCGCGCGCGATCGCGCGCAGGTGCTCGACCGGCGCATCCCGGTGCTGCGCTTCGCGCAGACCGCGGACGGATGGGCGTACAGCCCGGCCGCGGCGTACGTCGCCGCGACCGCGTCGGCGTGGGCGTACTCCGATCCCGAGACACTGCGCGCGCAGATGGAAGACCTGCTCGAGGTGCCGATCACCGGCGCGGTGTTCCCCGCGACGAACGCGCCGATGTACCTCGACACCAACGCGTTCTTCCTGCGCACGACCGAGCAGGATCCGAGCAAGCGCCTCGGCATCCTCGTCTATCGCGGCACCGAGCTCACGAGCGTCGGAGACGTGCTCGCCGACGCGTTCGTCGAGACGGTGCCGTTCCCCGCGCGCAACTTCCGCGTCGGCAACGTGCACGGCGGCTTCTACTTCGGCATGGAGGCCGTGTGGAAGCGCGTCTACAGCATGCTCGTGCACGAGCGCGTCGGTGAGCTGATCATCGCGGGTCACAGCCTCGGTGCCGCGATGGCGGTGCTCACCGCCGCGCAGATCGTGAAGGAGGCCGAGCAGGATCGCGACCGCCGCTTCCGCGACGTGCGCGCGTCGCTGCGCGGCGTGTACACGTTCGGACAGCCGGCGGTCGGCGACGCGGGGTTCGCGCGCTGGATGGACGAGAAGAGGCTCGGCCAGATCGTGTTCCGCCACGCGTACGGCGCGGACGTCGTGCCGTACCTGCCGACGTCGGACGTCGCGGGCAACTTCGAGCACTTCGTGTCGGGCGTGTGGACCGCGCCGCGCCACGAGTCGGCGCTGTGGATCGGGCCGAACCACACGTCGACGTTCCCGGTCGCGCGCTGGTTCGCGGCGGCGCTCGCGACGGCGGGCGTCGACTTCGTGCGGCGGCGACTGCCGTTCAAGCTCGCGGCGTCGCGCTGGCTCGCCGATCGGCTCCTGCGCTTCTCGTTCGACGATCACTCGCCGGCGAACTACCTGCGCGTCTCGAAGGACAGCTTCCTCACCGACCTCGAGGCGCCGCCGCCGGCCCCTCCGCCGCCGCCGTCGCCGACGGCGTCGTGA